Proteins from a single region of Paraburkholderia sp. PGU19:
- the hyi gene encoding hydroxypyruvate isomerase, with protein MTKLCANLTMLFTEHDFPERFAAASKAGFKGVEYLFPYAYEKDQLAALLHQHGLQQVLHNLPAGDWASGERGIACLPERVGEFQEGVGTAIDYARALGCKQLNVLAGIAPAGIDQDTLRETFVGNLRFAAAKLKQAGIRLLVEPINTFDIPGFYVNRTQQALDLIDEAGGDNLYLQYDIYHMQRMEGELAATLQKHLQRIAHIQLADNPGRHEPGTGEIHYPFLFGHLEAIGYDGWIGCEYKPATTTAAGLGWTAAYL; from the coding sequence ATGACAAAACTCTGCGCCAATCTGACGATGCTCTTCACCGAGCACGATTTCCCGGAGCGTTTTGCCGCTGCGTCGAAGGCCGGTTTCAAGGGCGTCGAGTATCTGTTCCCGTACGCTTACGAAAAGGACCAGCTCGCCGCGCTGCTACACCAGCACGGCCTCCAACAGGTGCTGCACAACCTGCCCGCAGGCGACTGGGCAAGCGGCGAGCGCGGTATCGCGTGTCTGCCGGAGCGCGTCGGCGAGTTTCAGGAAGGCGTCGGCACCGCGATCGACTACGCGCGCGCCCTGGGTTGCAAGCAGTTGAACGTGCTGGCGGGCATCGCGCCAGCGGGCATCGATCAGGACACGCTTCGCGAGACCTTCGTCGGCAACCTGCGCTTCGCCGCGGCAAAGTTGAAACAGGCAGGCATCCGCCTGCTGGTCGAGCCGATCAATACGTTCGATATCCCAGGTTTCTATGTGAACCGCACGCAACAGGCACTCGATCTGATCGACGAGGCTGGCGGCGACAACCTCTATTTGCAGTACGACATCTATCACATGCAGCGGATGGAAGGCGAACTCGCGGCGACGCTGCAGAAGCATCTGCAGCGTATCGCGCATATCCAGCTCGCCGATAATCCCGGCCGCCACGAACCCGGCACGGGCGAGATCCATTACCCGTTCCTGTTCGGCCATCTCGAAGCAATCGGCTATGACGGCTGGATCGGCTGCGAGTACAAGCCCGCCACAACCACGGCAGCGGGCCTCGGCTGGACGGCCGCCTACCTCTGA
- a CDS encoding HpcH/HpaI aldolase/citrate lyase family protein — translation MKLPENPFKRALQDGRQQIGLWSSLASHVSVEILAGSGFDWLLLDMEHSPNELPMVHSQLQACAGTPTHPIVRPPWNDMVTIKRLLDSGAQTLLIPYIETEDQARDAVSFTRYPPAGVRGYASTARASDFGRIKDYPKLCASELCVLVQIESRLGLQNLERIAAVEGVDGIFIGPGDLSAALGHVGDLKHPDVQAAVDDAIKRIVATGKPAGILIGDEALARHYIDLGCLFTAVGSDIGLLARNAEQLAARFKSAG, via the coding sequence ATGAAGCTTCCGGAGAATCCATTCAAACGCGCGCTGCAGGACGGGCGTCAGCAGATCGGCTTGTGGTCGAGCCTCGCGAGCCACGTGTCGGTCGAAATCCTGGCGGGTTCGGGTTTCGACTGGCTGTTGCTCGACATGGAACATTCGCCCAACGAACTGCCGATGGTGCACAGCCAGTTGCAAGCGTGCGCTGGCACGCCGACGCATCCCATCGTGCGGCCGCCGTGGAACGACATGGTGACGATCAAGCGCCTGCTCGACAGCGGCGCGCAGACGCTGCTGATTCCCTATATCGAAACGGAAGACCAAGCGCGCGATGCCGTGTCGTTCACCCGCTACCCGCCGGCAGGCGTGCGCGGCTATGCATCGACGGCGCGGGCGTCCGACTTTGGACGCATCAAGGATTATCCGAAGCTTTGTGCGAGCGAACTATGCGTGCTCGTGCAGATCGAGAGCCGGCTCGGCTTGCAGAATCTGGAGCGGATTGCGGCCGTCGAGGGTGTCGATGGTATCTTTATCGGTCCGGGCGATCTGTCGGCGGCGCTCGGGCATGTAGGCGATCTCAAGCATCCCGATGTGCAGGCAGCCGTCGACGATGCGATCAAACGCATTGTCGCGACGGGCAAGCCCGCGGGCATTCTGATCGGCGATGAAGCGCTGGCACGGCACTATATCGATCTCGGCTGTCTGTTCACGGCCGTTGGGTCCGACATCGGGTTGCTTGCGCGTAACGCCGAGCAGCTCGCGGCGCGATTCAAGTCGGCTGGCTAA
- a CDS encoding NAD(P)-dependent oxidoreductase: MTKKIALSGAGGQLGRFLRAALNERGVNLRSAAGSRALEPLFDGEDVMHGDLRDPAVVDRLMQGVDVLIHMAGTSVERPLPEIIENNLRGLVEVYEGARRHGVRRIIFASSNHAIGMYPVEDKLTLDCAFRPDGFYGLSKAWGESLARMYWDKHGIESACIRIGSCIEKPTEFRHLSTWLGHDDFLHLIDRCINVPDLGFQAVWGVSNNTRSYWDNSAAAPLGYQPKQNAEDYADEILKQPNPLDPVAQRFQGGGFVTIDYTPPEKRNVRR, encoded by the coding sequence ATGACAAAAAAGATTGCGTTGAGCGGTGCGGGCGGTCAGCTTGGCCGCTTCCTGCGCGCCGCGCTGAACGAGCGTGGCGTCAACTTGCGGTCTGCGGCAGGCTCGCGCGCGCTGGAACCGTTGTTCGACGGCGAGGACGTGATGCACGGCGATCTGCGCGATCCCGCCGTGGTCGACCGGCTGATGCAAGGCGTCGACGTGCTGATCCACATGGCGGGCACGAGCGTCGAACGGCCGCTGCCCGAGATCATCGAGAACAATCTGCGCGGCCTCGTCGAAGTGTATGAAGGCGCGCGGCGGCACGGCGTGCGCCGCATCATCTTCGCGAGCTCGAATCACGCGATCGGCATGTATCCCGTCGAAGACAAGCTCACGCTCGACTGCGCGTTCCGCCCCGATGGTTTTTACGGGCTCAGCAAGGCGTGGGGCGAATCGCTCGCGCGCATGTACTGGGACAAGCATGGCATCGAGAGCGCGTGCATCCGCATCGGCAGTTGCATCGAAAAGCCGACGGAGTTCAGACACCTCAGCACCTGGCTCGGTCACGACGATTTTCTGCATCTCATCGACCGTTGCATCAACGTGCCCGACCTGGGTTTTCAGGCGGTCTGGGGCGTGTCGAACAACACGCGCAGCTACTGGGACAATTCTGCGGCAGCGCCGCTCGGTTATCAACCGAAGCAGAACGCCGAAGACTACGCCGACGAAATCCTGAAGCAGCCAAATCCGCTCGATCCCGTCGCGCAGCGTTTTCAGGGTGGCGGCTTCGTGACGATCGATTACACGCCGCCCGAAAAGCGCAACGTCCGGCGCTGA
- a CDS encoding MFS transporter: MLGTVFNYLARSSLSVAAPTLTEKLHMTTQQYSYVIAAFQGAYTVMQPVAGYILDFVGLKIGFAIFAIAWAASNMLHGLATGWTSLAFFRGLLGMSEAAIFPAGMKAISQWFPAKERSIATGWLNTGTSIGAMLAPPLVVYCILTFNWQMAFVVTGGAALIWVALWLVFFRKPEDHPNLSTDEREYILSGQERRAQDATTRPSWRHVLSTRRFWGIAIPRFLAEPAWQTFNFWIPLYLFTVRHMNLKEIALFGWMPFLAADLGCLVGGYLAPFFIRRFNASLITSRKLVIICGAVLMVGPACIGLAASPYVAIALFCMGAFAHQAISGALFTLASDVFGQHEVGTATGFSGMFGWLGGMIFSLIVGALAATLGYNPLFVCLMLFDIVGATVAWKLITHGESSAPAQIGVPAELAKRPASGH; encoded by the coding sequence ATGCTCGGGACCGTCTTCAACTATCTCGCGCGCAGCTCGCTGTCCGTCGCCGCCCCGACGCTCACCGAAAAGCTGCACATGACGACGCAGCAATACTCGTATGTCATCGCGGCGTTCCAGGGCGCGTACACGGTGATGCAGCCTGTCGCCGGCTATATCCTCGACTTCGTCGGGCTCAAGATCGGCTTTGCGATCTTCGCGATCGCCTGGGCCGCGTCGAACATGCTGCACGGTCTTGCCACCGGCTGGACGTCGCTGGCGTTCTTCCGCGGCCTGCTCGGCATGAGCGAAGCAGCCATTTTTCCGGCGGGCATGAAGGCAATCAGCCAATGGTTCCCGGCGAAAGAACGATCGATCGCGACAGGCTGGCTCAACACGGGCACGTCGATCGGCGCGATGCTCGCCCCGCCGCTCGTCGTGTACTGCATCCTCACGTTCAACTGGCAGATGGCCTTCGTCGTCACGGGCGGCGCGGCGCTGATCTGGGTGGCACTGTGGCTCGTATTCTTCCGCAAGCCCGAAGATCACCCTAATCTTTCGACGGACGAACGCGAGTACATCCTGTCCGGCCAGGAGCGGCGCGCACAGGACGCGACAACGCGTCCGTCGTGGCGTCACGTGCTGTCGACGCGCCGCTTCTGGGGCATCGCCATTCCGCGTTTTCTCGCCGAACCGGCCTGGCAGACCTTCAACTTCTGGATTCCGCTCTATCTGTTCACCGTGCGTCACATGAACCTGAAGGAGATCGCGCTGTTCGGCTGGATGCCGTTCCTCGCCGCGGACCTCGGGTGTCTGGTCGGCGGTTATCTTGCGCCGTTCTTCATTCGCCGCTTCAACGCGTCGCTGATCACGTCACGCAAGCTGGTGATCATCTGCGGTGCCGTGCTGATGGTCGGCCCGGCGTGCATCGGCCTCGCGGCCAGCCCGTATGTCGCGATCGCGCTGTTCTGCATGGGCGCCTTCGCTCACCAGGCCATCTCTGGCGCGCTGTTCACGCTCGCGTCCGACGTGTTCGGCCAGCATGAAGTCGGCACGGCGACGGGCTTCTCCGGCATGTTCGGCTGGCTGGGCGGGATGATCTTCTCGTTGATCGTCGGCGCGTTGGCGGCTACTCTCGGCTATAACCCGCTGTTCGTCTGTCTGATGCTGTTCGACATCGTCGGCGCGACGGTCGCGTGGAAGCTGATCACGCACGGCGAGTCGTCCGCGCCGGCGCAGATCGGCGTGCCCGCGGAACTCGCGAAGCGGCCTGCATCGGGCCACTGA